From a region of the Zingiber officinale cultivar Zhangliang chromosome 4B, Zo_v1.1, whole genome shotgun sequence genome:
- the LOC121977924 gene encoding mitochondrial inner membrane protein OXA1-like, giving the protein MACCRRSLTTSFSRLTSRLRPSCAHILRDDRETTEPTNPPPLPHFPSRYYSSDLVPSVSSYVGWRIPGFSHPLGLDSCLLRSYSSAPFPGEVAAAAADSFLPVAALQHLIDAVHSFMGLNWWASIALTTVLIRMLIVPLLLSQMKSTAKLSMIAPEMEQIRKQMNTMDPKTSQEGQKRMKEFFEKHGVTPFTLLRGLFIQGPAFMSFFFAISNMVEKVPSFKGGGTLWFTDLTTPDPLYILPILTALSFLATVELNMQVGMEGNLMGKNMKNFFRVLAVLTVPFTARFPKAIFCYWVTSNLFSLGYGFVMKRPPVRKFLNLPEVVPQPQPTGGSFSFFGTSKQTAPVDPSTTAEAASPVFPPRVKVSEQSRTSDKKIYPSSAISHRIRNLEKTVKARNKTKKR; this is encoded by the exons ATGGCTTGCTGCCGGAGAAGCCTCACCACCTCCTTCAGCCGACTCACCAGCCGCCTCCGCCCCTCCTGCGCTCACATCCTCCGCGATGATCGGGAAACCACCGAACCCACGAATCCTCCGCCGTTGCCCCATTTTCCTTCCCGTTACTACTCCTCTGATCTCGTCCCATCGGTCTCTAGCTATGTTGGATGGAGAATCCCCGGATTCTCTCACCCTCTCGGCCTCGACTCCTGCCTCCTGCGCAGCTATTCCTCAGCTCCTTTTCCTGGGGAGGTAGCAGCTGCGGCGGCTGATTCGTTTCTTCCCGTGGCAGCTCTGCAGCATTTGATCGATGCAGTTCATTCTTTCATGGGTCTCAACTG GTGGGCTTCCATTGCTCTGACGACTGTATTGATCAGGATGCTTATTGTTCCACTTCTGTTGAGTCAGATGAAATCCACAGCGAAGCTTAGT ATGATAGCACCAGAGATGGAGCAGATTAGGAAACAAATGAAT ACAATGGATCCCAAAACATCACAGGAAGGTCAAAAACGAATGAAGGAATTTTTCGAAAA GCATGGGGTCACACCGTTTACTCTACTGAGGGGACTCTTTATCCAAGGCCCAGCATTCATGAGTTTCTTTTTTGCA ATCTCGAACATGGTTGAGAAAGTTCCATCTTTTAAGGGAGGTGGGACTCTATGGTTCACTGACTTGACAACGCCTGATCCTCTGTACATCCTTCCAATATTGACAGCACTGTCTTTCTTGGCAACTGTAGAG CTTAACATGCAAGTAGGAATGGAAGGAAATTTAATGGGAAAAAACATGAAGAACTTCTTCAGGGTTCTTGCAGTATTGACAGTTCCATTTACAGCCAGATTTCCAAAG GCTATCTTCTGTTACTGGGTTACGTCGAACCTTTTCTCGCTTGGGTATGGTTTTG TGATGAAACGCCCGCCTGTGAGGAAGTTCTTGAATCTCCCGGAAGTAGTTCCCCAGCCACAACCCACGGGTGGGAGCTTCTCTTTCTTTGGTACCTCCAAGCAGACAGCACCTGTAGACCCATCTACAACAGCTGAGGCAGCGTCTCCAGTTTTTCCACCGAGGGTTAAGGTGTCCGAGCAAAGTAGGACCTCTGATAAAAAGATATATCCTTCTTCCGCTATAAGTCACCGGATTAGAAACTTGGAGAAGACCGTCAAAGCTAGAAACAAAACTAAGAAAAGGTGA